One window of the Ananas comosus cultivar F153 linkage group 21, ASM154086v1, whole genome shotgun sequence genome contains the following:
- the LOC109726183 gene encoding bidirectional sugar transporter SWEET14-like, translated as MAPLPLNHPLVLIFGILGNFISCVVYLSPVPTFYRIYWKKSTEGFQSVPYVVALFSAMLWIFYALVKSNEGLLISINSFGCLIETVYIVMYLVYAPKSAKIFTVKILLVLNVGVFALILLLTLLLSKGSDRVHILGWVCVGFSVSVFAAPLSIIRLVIRTKSVEFMPFSLSFSLTLSAVVWFGYGLLTKDKYVAIPNILGFLFGIMQMVLYIAYKNKRPMIEEYKLPEQVVEIVKLSVTAERGSEVHPIDLKPQHACGEGPEAGGGRKEYEQAVDDSSSGDGGSGEKDIEALEKGEMGHVEV; from the exons atggCTCCTTTGCCTTTAAACCACCCTTTGGTCCTCATCTTTGGCATCCTAG GTAACTTCATCTCATGTGTGGTGTATTTAAGTCCAGT GCCCACATTTTACCGCATTTATTGGAAGAAATCGACCGAAGGGTTCCAATCGGTGCCCTACGTCGTCGCATTATTCAGTGCCATGCTGTGGATATTTTACGCGCTCGTTAAATCGAACGAAGGCCTCCTCATCAGCATCAACTCGTTCGGATGCCTCATCGAGACGGTGTACATCGTCATGTATCTCGTTTACGCTCCAAAGAGTGCCAAA ATTTTTACGGTAAAAATACTACTAGTTTTGAACGTCGGAGTCTTTGCTTTGATTCTTCTTCTTACTCTCCTCCTATCGAAGGGCTCCGATCGAGTTCACATTCTCGGTTGGGTCTGCGTGGGCTTCTCCGTGAGCGTTTTCGCCGCACCACTAAGTATCATT AGGCTTGTAATTCGTACGAAGAGTGTCGAGTTCATGCCGTTCTCGCTTTCATTCTCCCTCACATTGAGCGCCgttgtttggttcggatatgGTTTGCTAACGAAGGATAAATACGTCGCG ATACCAAACATATTAGGGTTTCTCTTTGGTATCATGCAAATGGTGCTCTACATAGCCTACAAGAACAAGAGGCCCATGATAGAAGAGTACAAGTTGCCCGAGCAAGTTGTCGAGATCGTGAAGCTAAGCGTGACGGCCGAGAGAGGGTCAGAGGTTCATCCGATTGACTTGAAACCGCAACATGCATGCGGTGAAGGCCCAGAGGCGGGAGGTGGTCGAAAGGAGTACGAGCAAGCAGTAGACGACAGCAGCAGTGGCGACGGTGGTAGTGGCGAGAAGGACATAGAAGCCCTTGAGAAGGGTGAGATGGGTCATGTTGAAGTGTAA